In Papaver somniferum cultivar HN1 chromosome 1, ASM357369v1, whole genome shotgun sequence, a genomic segment contains:
- the LOC113348396 gene encoding uncharacterized protein LOC113348396 produces the protein MPPPQTVKELQSFMGKVNYIRRFIPGLTQLIASFTPLLKKGEIFVLTMPQQEAFRKIQQVLSSPAVMKSLIKGKSLCLYTASSDDVVGALLAQEDDEGIEHPIYYFSRTLRDAELRYPKAEKACLALIHAIWKLRHYLLSNKVVLIAKADPVKFFLSKPSLMGRLAKWMLQMSELDITCTPPRSIKGQAVADLLATFPGEGTTALHEDLPGNFQKSLLSKKKHGYCISTDPTPRSNIGGAGVVMVSPTSEVFSHSFKLDFQRTNNSAEYEAFLIGLSLAKRAGATYLEVRSDSKLLVNQMNRVYSLKEVTLAPYRSKAQKLLNYFVNETITHIGRNNNKHADFLATLASKFEGLEETLIVKRRTVASTWLSQAKDTEVNDWRTPIIQELNSSLSQGKVLSTTYYPQGNGQAERTNNTLIRILSRIVHDNRRTWHEQLPMALWAYRAAPRSSTGLSPYSLVYGADAILPADIKIPRLELQLQVESNGMSPKHRSLE, from the exons ATGCCCCCTCCGCAAACTGTGAAAGAGCTGCAGAGCTTCATGGGCAAAGTAAACTACATTCGGCGCTTTATACCTGGTTTGACCCAGCTTATCGCTTCATTTACCCCATTGCTGAAAAAGGGAGAAATCTTTGTTTTGACCATGCCACAACAAGAAGCATTTCGAAAGATTCAACAAGTATTGTCATCACCGGctgttatgaaatctctcataaaAGGGAAGTCGTTGTGCCTCTACACCGCTTCCAGCGATGATGTTGTTGGAGCCCTCCTGGCTCAAGAAGACGATGAGGGGATTGAACACCCTATATACTATTTTAGTCGTACTTTGAGGGATGCTGAACTCAGGTATCCTAAGGCAGAAAAAGCGTGTCTAGCCCTAATTCATGCTATTTGGAAGCTTAGACACTATTTGCTGTCAAACAAAGTAGTACTCATAGCCAAAGCAGATCCCGTTAAGTTTTTCCTCTCAAAGCCATCCCTTATGGGTAGGCTGGCCAAATGGATGCTCCAAATGTCGGAGCTTGACATAACGTGCACTCCTCCACGGTCTATTAAAGGACAAGCAGTGGCAGATTTGCTAGCGACATTCCCGGGAGAAGGTACTACCGCACTACATGAAGACCTTCCTGGGAATTTCCagaaatctcttttgtcaaagaagaaGCATGGCTATTGTATTTCGACGGATCCTACCCCTAGAAGTAATATCGGAGGAGCGGGTGTAGTTATGGTGTCTCCAACTAGTGAAGTCTTTTCGCATTCTTTCAAGCTGGACTTTCAgcgcaccaacaactcagcagaatatgaagctttcctcATAGGATTGTCACTAGCCAAACGAGCAGGAGCCACATACCTAGAAGTAAGAAGCGACTCCAAACTACTGGTCAACCAAATGAATAGAGTATACTCACTCAAAGAGGTAACCCTAGCCCCTTATAGATCTAAGGCGCAAAAGCTTTTGAACTACTTTGTTAATGAAACCATAACCCATATTGGCCGCAACAACAATAAACACGCCGATTTCCTAGCTACGTTAGCCTCAAAGTTCGAAGGATTGGAAGAGACTCTAATAGTGAAGAGACGGACCGTGGCGTCGACATGGCTTTCACAGGCCAAAGATACTGAAGTCAATGACTGGAGAACTCCTATCATTCAAGAGCTTAACAGTTCGCTTTCCCAAGGGAAG GTTTTATCTACTACTTACTACCCTCAAGGGAATGGGCAAGCCGAAAGAACCAACAATACTTTGATTCGAATTCTTAGTCGAATAGTGCATGACAATCGTAGGACGTGGCACGAACAACTGCCTATGGCGTTGTGGGCATACCGGGCGGCACCTAGGAGCTCTACTGGCCTTTCTCCTTATTCACTTGTCTATGGTGCCGACGCAATCCTCCCAGCAGATATCAAAATCCCTCGGCTAGAATTGCAGCTGCAAGTGGAGTCCAATGGGATGAGTCCGAAGCATCGATCTCTAGAATAG